The genomic stretch CCGCCTTGGCGGGCCTGGGCGACGCCCGTGTCGGTCAGGTCGACGTCGACCCAGCCGGTGAAGCGATTCTCCAGATTCCACGTCGATTCGCCGTGGCGGATGAGGACGAGCTTATGCATGACTGCCATGATGAGAAGTGAGAAAACCTGCGCGCGGCCTGCTGGCGACGTGTCGTACGTCATCGTGCGGCCGCCGAAGCGCGCTATTTTATAATGCCGCGGGCTTTGGGCCCCCGAACCGTTCGGCTGATGTTCGCCCATTAGACTCGCCCGACTCATCCCAGGAAACCGATACCGTGACGTTCTTCGCCGATTACAACAACCTCGCACTGCTTGCTGTCGCCATTGTTTCGGGTCTGCTGTTGCTTTGGGCGCCCATCCAGCGCCGCATCGCGGGCGGCGGTGGCGCCAAGGTGAGTGCCCCAGTGGCCACCCAACTCATCAACCGCCGCAACGCCGTGGTCGTGGATGTGCGCGAAAGCGGCGAATACGCTGCGGGCCATCTGCCGCAAGCGAAGCATGCGCCGCTCGGTGAGCTGGAAGGCAAGGCTCCGAGCCTTGCAAAGAACAAAGAGACCCCCATCATCCTCGTATGCCAGACCGGCCAGCGCGCCGGGCGGGCCCAAGCAGTCCTGAAGCAGGCCGGTTACAGTGAGGTGTATTCGCTCGAAGGCGGATTGGCCGCCTGGCAACAAGCGGGCCTTCCGGTTGTGAAATAAAGAAACGAGGTTGAAGTTATGGCGCACGTGGTCATGTACAGCACCACCGTCTGTCCCTATTGCGTGGCAGCGGAACGACTCCTGAAGCAACGCGGTGTCGAGCAGATCGAGAAGAT from Ralstonia pickettii encodes the following:
- a CDS encoding rhodanese-like domain-containing protein, translating into MTFFADYNNLALLAVAIVSGLLLLWAPIQRRIAGGGGAKVSAPVATQLINRRNAVVVDVRESGEYAAGHLPQAKHAPLGELEGKAPSLAKNKETPIILVCQTGQRAGRAQAVLKQAGYSEVYSLEGGLAAWQQAGLPVVK